Proteins co-encoded in one Medicago truncatula cultivar Jemalong A17 chromosome 8, MtrunA17r5.0-ANR, whole genome shotgun sequence genomic window:
- the LOC112417382 gene encoding uncharacterized protein DDB_G0290587-like, with the protein MKKARNGIKCCRCKQFGHNKSTCKLPPPPPPPPTENQSESQSQTISVNQPTPTTTTTTTTSTQPPVTQSIATQTSTIGSHPSNRTTNTQGAAQTQGVATHAAAKAQSAANKQGVAKTSATAKTGAAKTQGAAKTPAAAKTLGATKR; encoded by the coding sequence ATGAAGAAAGCAAGGAATGGTATAAAGTGTTGCAGATGTAAACAATTTGGCCATAATAAGTCAACATGTAAGTTACCTCCACCACCACCCCCACCACCTACTGAAAATCAATCTGAGTCACAATCTCAGACAATTAGTGTCAACCAACCTActcccaccaccaccaccaccaccaccacttccACTCAACCACCAGTTACACAATCAATTGCTACTCAGACATCCACCATAGGTTCACATCCCTCAAATAGAACCACCAACACTCAAGGTGCTGCTCAGACACAAGGTGTTGCCACACATGCTGCTGCCAAGGCACAATCTGCTGCCAACAAACAAGGTGTTGCTAAGACATCAGCTACTGCAAAAACAGGTGCTGCCAAGACACAAGGTGCTGCTAAGACACCAGCTGCTGCAAAGACACTAGGTGCTACCAAGAGATAA